The sequence ttcagttctgatccattattctttttctgacccgaaaaagaataatcatttgtacgggtgaccgaacgaatgtgtacttttaattgaacacgtccatcttgctcagaatttcgtcctcttcgcaaccatggaaagaaatatgacctctttacgtgtaaaattgaagatatagcgcccgatagtccttaaggccttgaaaatataaaacctgcaaaaagagagtaaaacccaaggtagctccattctaaatatgtaaaatgcatgttttactaccctagatttcacacataaatgtgctcatcaccgtgctactgcctcggcatccatcaggccgtgctgtcacctcggtctccatcaggctgtgctccaccttggcctccatcagaccgtgttgctgcctcggcctcaatcatgctgtgctactgcctcggcctcaatcatgccgtgctactgcctcggcctcaatcatgccgtgctactgcctcggcctcaatcatgccgtgctactgcctcagcatccatcaggccgtgctgtcacctcggcctccattcgATTGAGCTGCtacctcggcccgacgtcaacaataaggattccagaaacgtgttttcgtccacccctacattcaaggaacgtagtcTATTTCGGaggataggactctatccactacacgtcatcatgacgtcacacggttgatctttcctagttaagaggggaatattcccaaaatcacagagccactctccttgaggactccacgcctaagcaggactcttcacaatcgtctcccacttgccctccatgagCAGCCtgtaaataccaaggtaagcctccatcacaagggatcgattactcacttccCATACtgtaaaagctctcttgagcttctgttgtggaaaggtctaacttaggcatcggagagtcccctgtcgggtcagcctggctctccttgtcatcttttctgtgcaggtcggccaaagcaccaggaattGCAAGAGAGATAGTCCGGTCAAATTTTTCCGCATCAATACTAATCATCAAGAGGCTGCACTTCCACAAAGTCCTGGGATTTTCAGCAAAGTCTTGCcgatttggtgggactttgcAAGGGGTTGGGGTGGGAGAATCCGCAAGACACGTCTGCCGATGGGGATTTTGACAATGTCTCTCCAAAATCTTACCCTTGTTAACCAAACGATCCAAATCCTGTTGGGGTGGTGTAGTTCGTACAATTATCCCACCCCTTAAATCCCACTACATCAACTCCCCATGAAACAAACGGGCCCAAAGAGATTTTTGGAGTTTACAGACGTGATTTGGATAGCATGGATCAATGCATCCTTGGGTTATCTCATGAAATCATTCTCTGTAATAGTGCCATGCAAAAAGATAATTTAGACGTCAAGTTGCCGCAACGTACATTTATAGGTGAAGGCATGGGAAAGAACAACCCGAATAGTGGTTTAGGCAAGTAACAATTGGATGAGATGGTGGCGGAGGTAGTGGTAGAGGGGCAGGTGTTGCAACAGAGGTGGCCATTGTGGTGATGGCGTAGGAGGTGAGGCTAGTGGGGACTGGCAACAGTCTGGATGATGTGACACCCCTTGGGTGAGGGTGGGGTGAAGGAAAAGGGCCAAGAATCGCTGGTTAGGATGGTTTTGACGGTGTGGGGAGGCGGGAATTAATGGCAAAAGGAAAGCATACTTCATGGAATACTACATGGCGGGAAATGTTAACCCGTCCTGTGCGATAGTCAAGACAGCGATACCCAAtgtggtaggggtgtcaatcgattggTCCGGCTCGATTTTGGTCCGGATTGAGTtggttttggtgtgggaaagttgaaactaaaaccaaatcaataaggaaatttcggtttcggtttggttttggtttcggtgcggtttggtttcgatttgtcttcggtttcttaaatcgatttgtaaccaggttggttttggtttttggtatagtttggattcgactttccatacaaatgtatacaaaactatgcaatttttgatttttttaatgaattttagagtgtttcggtttcttaccggtttggtttcggtttcggtccgggttttgagccggttttgggttcatccggttttcggtgcggttcggtttggttttagggttgcaatactcgaaatagaaccgaaccaataaggcttcggtttggttcggtccgtgttgttatcgattcggtccggccggttttaccggttcggtttaggaattgacacccctacaatgTGGTGAGGAAAGTACCCAATAAACACATACTGCTTAGAACTGTTTTCCAATTTGTGGCGCCTGTAAGGGCAGAGCCAAAGATAACAagcacacctaaatgtgtgtaATGTAATTGCAGATAGTTTGGTGAAACAACACAAACAATAGTTTTACATAGGATGTGATGTCGAATAGCGGTGTAGGCATTCATTTTACGAGAAAAATCGCAGTGAGGAAGGCATCATCCTAGTAATTGCAAGGAATAGAGGCCTTGCTAAGATATTTCAATCCAGATTCAACAATATGCATGTGCTTACGTAATGCTCTGCCAGTATGTGGGCAAGATAGTTTGTTTAATATGCCAGGTTGAGCCAAGTAATGGCAAAGGATATGGTAATCAACAACATCACACCCTATGAAAACAATACCAAtaacctagagagagagaggggaacaCGGGGCCTGTCTGGACAAATGAGTGCATCCACCTTTGTtgaaggggagagagaatcaGGTGTGTTATCAATCAGTGCTTACTATTCAAGGTTATTTGGAACcaaccccatttgattttttcaaaCAATGTCCCCTCCCTCCCCTGTTCTCCCCTGTTCTTGGTTATTTTGAACTGATTTAATAGAATTGTTAAGGGCTTCCCAGGTGCTGAGTTGGgggtaagaaaagaaagaccTACAAACCAAAGTGAAGCATATATAGTATACACTGATattattaaccaaaaaaaaaagcagaagatATAATGAACATCTACAGCTTTAAACTCAAACCaattcaaacacaatccaaGCTAGTAAAACCGAGATGCATTCTAGTTCCAAACAGACCTATTAACCATCATAACCATCTAGAGTTTGCTAGCTAGCTGTAATGAATTTTCCTCGATGAGGGTGTTTTCGGAGTTCTCCGATCCTCTTCGCCGCTGCCTCCTTTTAGGGAATACAGTAAAGTAAGTCTGCACAAAGGTGAGAAAGATAATAACTGCTGCAACAACAAAGGCAGTTCCAGTCCAGGGGCTTCTGAAATGTGTGCTACCCCCGTGGTACTTCTCAATTTTGTCCATAACTATACTATATTCACTTACTGGGTTTAACGCCAAATGGGTAGCCAATTCGTTGAAGAGTTCAGCCACTTTTTTGTCGCTGCCAAGGAGATTGCGGAGTATGCGCTTTGATTGCAGCTCTGTCATGTCTTCAGAACCATCAATGAGTGAATCCAGGAAACAAATGTATGAAGTAACTACAGAGTCACTGGGACCATCAGGGCATGCTTCATATGCTACTAAGTTCAACATTCTGGCTCTGGTAAAGTCATCAATAGTAATATGAGGAAGAAACACATTTCCAAGAAAGGGATGAAGTTCAAACTTGACATCTTTTAAGCTCCCTACATCATTTCTCTTGAACTTGATCCCACGTATTTTAAGCTCAGTGACCGAACGGAAAGTATGCCAATCATCTGTTCTAGATCCAATATTTTCTACATCAACCAGCTTCTTTTGGATTTTGTCGATGAGGAGCCAGCAGAAACCAGGTTTTGGTGGAGATTCAATCTCCTCTCCTACACCAGAGAGCGTCTTGTGGAGTAGGTGGAGGAGGTGATCAGTATGTCCACCATTTTTAATCAAACATGGGTCTTTTTTCCCCTTACTAGAGTTGGTGCAGCAGAGGTTACCTTGAGTTACAAAATCTTGGATGTGAACTTCCCACAGTTTTGCTTCGTCTTTGAATACGTTCATCAATGCCTCAAGAACTGGAAAAGGTAGTTGATTCTCGAGCAAGAACAAGTCCCTTAAAACGAAGTTTATTTGATAAAGTCTTTAGATACGCATTGGGAATTTTTTCTTCCATACAACGAATGAAATGGAGAATGAAACAAATATCCAAGAACATCATGCGCGTGaattgatcatcatcatcatcgtcatcccTATTGTTGTCACTGGAGCTTGCTGCCCTCGAGGGAGGATTAATCTTGGCATCGTCGTCGTCATTGTCGTCATTATAGTAGTGACATGCCCTTGCTTTGTGAGCCACCTCCTCAAAACCATTTAATTTTTCAATGTCTTTGCCAACGAACTCCTctatgttgaaattgtatattggcattaacttaaatgagtgtacaatgctgctcttatatagagattacagttattgagttatagacaaactctatgatcacatgtgggagactcaaactctaatagtaacagggtaggactctgttaacatatgtgagtaatggacagaaagtctattatcacatgtgagagtcctattctaactctgctgtctcatgaggtagtcttggactgcaagtaatCTCTAGAgcttgtgctcactgaaaatgcctataatgtaggagaggttgttgagtgtgagtatgactctagaggttgagttcgagtgggacgctaaggctctgtactgtaacgttctaaaaaatgggttctgatgtttttttatttttttgaaacagaaatgaggtAAAACCTGTATGGGAAgcccggttcaatttcttgtttttttgaaatgaaccgggCACTTATGAGAGACTTTTGAATCCTTTTTTTGGAGCATGAAATACTTGCTTTTCACTTTCAGAATTGATTCTGAGCAAAAGGCGCCGAAACATATGTAGCACTTAAGTTACGAAGGGTAAATGGGGAAATTACCCTCAAAATATCACAAAAGGTATGTTTCAAGGGTAttgtaaaccctaaccccactTTGCACTTAGAGAAcatctagagaagagaagaggagagaagaagaggcgAGAAGCAGAGCTGAAACGAAGAGCAGAGTTGTCACCATCTTCGATCTGCCATCCGTCCGCGAGGTGGGATGtgttcactctctctctctctctctctctctctctctctctccattgatTTTACTTATTTTGCAGGTTTTCTGTTGTTCCAGCGAGTTCGAGCCTTCAAGGTTCCTCTGTGCACAAAACTGTATtgcaagatctctctctctctctctctctctctctctctctctctttctcgttcgctttctctttctctttctctcactctcgttccctttctttcttgatctcttctccctcttcctttgTGCCTTCATCTCTGAAAAATCTAAACTTTTTCAATCTCTgtgggccttcttctcctttaacAACACTGTTCTTAACATTTGGACTATTGGAAAATTTGGAATCACTCCTCGTTCTGGGTATGTTCTTGATTTATTTCTGCTACTTTTTTGAAGAGCTTCTCCCTCATATGTTTCTTTGACGTATTTGCAGGGGAAGCGGGGTATTGAGAAACAACCTTTTCAACTTCCTGATTTCATTGCTGCCACTGGATTGAAAAACTAAGACATGTGAGTAGATATGAGTGAAAATTGCCGATTTTCATTGGAATAATTTGCATCTAGATGTTCTTCCCAAACTAACTTTTCTGGGTAATTGAGAGTTATCTGCTGGATTCTTCTAAGTTTCTACATCTTAGGGTGATTTTGACATATATGTTTCACCTTTGATGGGAACAGGGATAACATGTAACAAGTTTAGTTGAAATCACCAAAATCTAAACTGAAATCACTGAATTATTTTGGTTTTGGCCATTATTTACCTCAAGACTTCTACATTAATTTGATTCAttggttctctcttttttactgAAAGGGATAAGGTCATTTATGTAGCATTGTGGTAGAAGTCCTTTTGAAGTGGCAATATCCTTCTGTAGTTACATTAATCCATGAGTAACCTCAGCCGAAAATGCTGTGAAATACATAGTAAATTTTTTGCTGCCATCTTGGTTAGCCTGACAAGGAAATAATATAGATTCATGCTACAATAATTAGTGTGGGACCATCCTCTGTCTTTTATTCTTACCATTACGTGAAGGTTTAGCACAATCACTGACTTTAGTTGCATCAGTTGCATTTGCTTCTCCCTTTGCAACTAAatctttttccttgaaacttcTTTCATCTTTCTGGACAAGTTTTCCTCACTCTTCGTTTTTAATATGGTGCGATCATAAAATCACTTTCGAATAGACATATAACATCTTTCTAATTTATTACTGGAGTGAATTGAAGTGAAGTTTCCCAAAATAGCCATTTGTTGCTACTATATATGCCTGAAAATTTCATGTTCCTGCTAGTTTTCTTGTGAATGCCACGGTTCATTTTAGTACAGCCCAATATGTATTCAAAACCTCATTTGAAGGCCTTTGAAAGCCCTGCGTGAGTAAGGTCATAGGGGTTTCATAGATTGAGGGTTAGGGTGCCTTGGTGAAAATCAgtgttttcaatttggattttaaattcatgttccttttttttttttttggtaaaatagtgagaaaatgtCAACTTCAAAACAAGCAGTTAATGAGACTGCAAAACGGAGCCAAGCAAATGTAGACACCCTTATTGTTCTGATGGTAGAGGAAGTTAAGAAAGGAAATATGACTACTTTGACTTTTAATAAAGCTGGTTGGAACAACATTGCCAATAACTTCAAAGAGAAAACTGGGGTCAACTATGCCATTGTACAGTTGAAGAACAAAGTGAACAAACTGAGGCAGGATTATAGTCAGTTTAAGAAGCTATTGGAGACAACTAGTTTTGGTTGGGATACTGCTTCAAGAACTTGTACTGTTAATGATGAATCCATCTGGGAATCGTATATTAAGGTATGctcaatttgtatttaatttgagtattttgaaatgccaggatatatcaattcaagtattttattatgcatattttttatttattaggataaccctacttgggcaTGATTTAAGAAGCACAGACTACCACAATAGCCAAAACTATGTATGGTATTTGGTGATACATATGCAGACGGCGAAGGAATTGGGACTCAAACAACCGTGTTGGAAACTATGGGGGCCAATGATGCTAGGAGTATGATTGAGTCTTGTGATGAGTCAAGTTCCGTTGATGAAGTTACTCCATTAGGTGACACTCAAACTGAAGCAGTGGAAAAAATGCCAGCTACTAAGCATAGGCATGATAGGACTCCAAAtgcgaaaaggaggaggagcaagtctaatgattggtcaatggcatgcaaggcaattcaagatatGAGTAAATCAAGGGTAGAACGAGATGCGAGCATGTCCACTTCTTCAACCCAAAATGCAGAACAGATGTATGGGATTACTAGGGCCATGGAGGTGCTTGAGTCAGGATATGAGTTAGATGAAGCACTATACGAGAAAGCACTTCGAAAGTTAATGGCTGGCCCACAATGGAGAGAAGCATTAATTTCCTGCCCTCCTCATCGGAAGTCAATACTCCTTCATACCCTTCAGTAGTTTGCTTCTTAAAAAGTTCTTTTAATTAGATAGATTGATAACTCTACTTGGATTGTGCCTTGacactacttttaactttgatggtttgctatgttttccttcactttttaAGATGTTATGGATGACTgtgtcttgaattttttttataattgtaGTATTTGATGTCCTGAATATTTGTTCATTGTACCTTGacactacttttaactttgatggttttctatgttttccttcattttttttaaggtgtCTTGGATGATTGTGTCTTGACTTATTTTTCTAACTGTAGTATTTGATGTCTTGGATATTTGATCAaaattatggtttgatgtgtttgcatatttttaattttatattataagaATGGATCAAAGAATGATTGCATCTAGGGAACACATTGAGCAAATGGAAAAGGGATTACACTGATGTAGAAATcatgatgtgtatgatgttgttgatgaaagCACGTGATTCATTATACACTAGAGAGCCCATACGAGATATTAAATTGATAGGACCAGAGCAAGTGAGTGAGGTTCTAAACGGACATGTAGATAGATGCTATGAACAGTATAAAATGGAACgccatgtcttcctcaaccttgAAGCATTAATACGACAATGTGGTTGGTTGGAAGATAGTCGATATTTAAGAGTGGATGAGCAGTTGGCAATGTTTATATCTATCGTTGGTCACAATGATAGGTATAGAGACATAGCAGAACAATTTCAGCGTTCTCTTAACACTATAGGTGAACACTTTAAGAAAGTGTTATGTGCTTTCATACTACTGGGACAAGAGAATATCAAACCTCCAAACTTCAGTCGTTGCCCTAAACAGATTCTTGAAAAACCAAAGCTCTATCCTTTCTTCAAGGTATGTTGCTTATAATTAAAACAATGATTATGTTGTTTTGTAGTTATACatggtttgatttgatgaatatCCATGTATTGGTACTAGGACTGCATTGGCGCGATTGATGGCACTCATGTTAGTGCTTCTGTACCTCTACCTAAACAAATACCGtacagaggaaggaaaggagataCGACTTGGAATGTTATGTATGCATGTGACcttgacatgaaattcacttttgtgTACACTGGTTGGGAGGGTtctgcaaatgattgtcgagtattcaatgaggcattgaataacactaaatttgaatttcctcatcctccacctGGTACATTCTAAATCTTAACCTCACCAGTTGATTATGCTCTATTTTACATATTGTGTTGATTCATTACTTTTCACTTTACATGCTAGGTAAATATTATGTGGTTGATTCTGGTTATCCATCTACTACTGGGTTCTTGACGCCGTTCAAAAGACAAAGATACCATCTAAATAATTATAGGAATAGACGTCCAAGGACAGCAGTAGAGCTATTTAATAATAGACACTCTTCTGTTAGGAATGTCATAGAGCGCAGTTTTAGTTCTTTGAAGAAGTGCTTCCCAATTCTCAGCAAAATGCCATGTTTTCCACTGAACACCCAAACATGCATCGTCATTGCTTGGTATGCACTTCACAACTTCATTCGGGAGGAAGAAATTACAGACAAGaattttgaggagtttggtgaaaattggtggaatcaggagcctgaagaaattcaagattatgTATCACCGGTTCACATTAGTATAAGCttagcagaaagaagaagacagatggatgatcttaggtaaaagattgcaaatgagtTAGCTGTTAAACCCGGAAtggctcaaattacatgattacattttgatgattggatttAAACTTTGAAGTAATGGGACATGTTTTGCAATTAAGAATTAAGTTGGAAGACCTAATTTATGCCCTCAAGTTCATAATTAGATACTTTAAGAATTATCTCAATACTTGAATTTATTCTTGTTCatacttttatgttattatgatagatcatatttttgttgaaacatttcatatttcatatggcaaggGAAACACggccaaatatttcatatttgaagtgaacaccatgttgttgatatggagatattcttatttgtctcattcGACTTAAGCTATTTGGGTAATAATGGTtttcataacttagaatttattaaaaaatcattgactatccttagattttatttaaaaatcacaactttgacacccatggtgaagatgacactttatgtaaatattggtttctaacagaaacgatTTTGTTAAGTACAAACtatacatgtttctgtttctttcaggttacaaaatcaaattttttttgcgattaccatacaacatttaagatgcagaatcactccaaaaaaatagaaatgcaaaaaagtgagctagacccaaaatcatgttaaaaaaaacgaatcgttacagtacagagcctaactgtcctgatacaccccctcaaggtggggatttgaatggtcGAATCAGCAGTTTGTCCCGTAGAAAGGAGAACTGTGTAGAGCTGagagctttggtaaggatatcgactatctggtcatgtgttgaaatgaactgcacttgaagttccttggaggcgactttatcacgaacgaagtggaagtcaatttcaacgTGCTTGGTACAAATATAAAAGACCGGATTGACTAaaaggtaagtggccccaatgttgtcacaccaaagaatgggtgcaatgggaacagggatccctaattcctcaaagagagagcAAAGCCAAGTGAGTTCGGCGTAGGCATCAGCCACTGCTTTGTACTCAGACTTGGTGGAGGAGCATGCAACTATCTTTTGCTTCTTAGAGGCCCAAGAGATCAGATTAGGacccatatagatggcatagccTCCTATGGATTTTCAATTCGCACTGtcaccagcccagtcagcattGGAGAATACTTGTAATTGGAGGGACctagatttggagatgaacaacccATGATCCTTGGTACCTTGGAGATAGCATAGAATCCGTTTGACTAGTGTCCAATGGTCTTCAGAGGGGGTATGCATGAACTGGCAGGCATGGTTCactgaataagccacatcaagcctggtgagggtgatgtattggagagcaccgaCAATGGAGCGATACCTGGTGGGGTCTGAAAGGACGCCCCCTGTGGAAGATGTtgcaaaggtggtggccatAGGAGTAGTGACGGGCTTGCAGTCAGTCATGCCAGCCCTCTGGAGGAGATCAGTGATGTACCGGTGTTGAGAGAGGACGACATCATCAGACCgatatagggcttcaataccaaggaaaaagctgagacgaccaagatgcttgatagagaattctgaagcaagctgatgaaggagagtctgaacatgagttggttggttccctgtaaccaagatgtcatcgacgTTGACAACGACATATGTGACAATAGAGCCTTGCATATAGATAAACAGTGATGTATTAGTTTGGGATGATCGAAAATCGAAGCGAGTGAGGAACTCAGTTAACCTGtgaaaccaagccctaggagccTGTTTGATCCCATAGAGGGACTTGTGGAGGCGATAGACATGATTAGGGTGCAAggcatcttcaaaaccctggggttgagccATATAGACTTCCTCAAATAAAATTccatgcaagaatgcattctgaacatcaagctgaCGAACAACCTATCCATTAGATATAGCCAAGGAGAGGACCGTCCGTAtggtagtaggtttgatgacaAGGCTAAAGGTCTCATGATAGTTAAGATcaggttgttgatgaaatctTTTAACAACTAAACGGGCCTTATATAGCTCAAGGGAGCCATCTACCTTTCGTTTGATGCGGTACACCCACTTGCAACCAACCAAATTCATAGTTTCTCTGTAAGGTAtaagagaccaagtaccattacgtaataaatcattaaattcatcagacatagcaGAACGCCAATTAGGAACCTTGtgggcctgggagaagcatgtaggttcagCCGGGTCAGATGAGGTGGTGGTAGAGAGGGTCAAGGGGTCAACATAGAGATTGTGTAGGGTTCTGGTGCGACggggtggggtggtagagggttagggttagggccagttagggttaggtgaggtgagaaaggaggggatatgAGAGAGGGTGGTTCGGGTAGGGGCGGTTCTGGGGTGGCAAGGAGAGGGATGGGTGGGTTTGGGAGGGTAGGCAGAGGGctagggtgaggttgaggggtaggtatgttaggtgcaatgccccacgagggaggggtagtaggagggggttgggttgaggaggatggtggtgcagtgtgaaatgggaaagtagattcatcaaatttgacatGGCGAGATATGTAGATACTACGggtgatgagatccatacaacgataaccatgatgggaagggctatatcctaagaaaacacatgaggcaaaacggggttcaaccttgtgatgattgtaaggacgGAGCCATGGATAACAAAGTCATCCAAAGATTTTTAAAAGAGAATAGTCAAGAGAATTGCCTGTAACTAACTGATGGGGGATTTGTTACTTGTGACAGAGGAGGGCATGCGATTAATGAGAAAGACCGcggtttcaaaggcataatcccAATAAGCCTAGGGAACAATTGCATGGGATAGTAGGATAATCTCAGTTTCAGCAATGTGCCTGTTATGACATTCAACTGTTCCCTGTTACTCATGAGTATGAGGGCAAAATAACCTGTGTTGGTTGCCCAACTTGGCAAAGTAAGATGGGAGAGTACAGAATTCTCCCCCCAATCAGTTTGAATGGCCTTGATGGAGTGAGAGAACTGACATTCCACCAAGGCCTGAAAAGTACGAAAGACAGAGTAAACATCAAACATCAACTTTAAAGtagtaaaccaaatatatttagtatgcTCATCaacaatataacaaaataacgattcccatatgaagaaactgtggggtgggggccccatacatcacta comes from Macadamia integrifolia cultivar HAES 741 unplaced genomic scaffold, SCU_Mint_v3 scaffold2125, whole genome shotgun sequence and encodes:
- the LOC122065811 gene encoding L10-interacting MYB domain-containing protein-like produces the protein MSTSKQAVNETAKRSQANVDTLIVLMVEEVKKGNMTTLTFNKAGWNNIANNFKEKTGVNYAIVQLKNKVNKLRQDYSQFKKLLETTSFGWDTASRTCTVNDESIWESYIKDNPTWA